From the genome of Myripristis murdjan chromosome 22, fMyrMur1.1, whole genome shotgun sequence, one region includes:
- the arel1 gene encoding apoptosis-resistant E3 ubiquitin protein ligase 1, with protein sequence MDRRFLLTLLFCSVSWIFFWEVRWKKGKESQIEEWLQGHSLSEYRHLFEDVQTLEELSLSVLSRLEEVVKEQQRWREIAEAHIQLLRDFAFQEWLCSQSLEHYYHTLKTLGCMNLDDLAQFDSQLQLSLAAWGYYYEDYIKLSTGVKVLQTSRGSRDQDYEIRLVHSLAERRLNEKWSFAGALIFGCTVALCFLIRDLMFYVIGGITVSIIAFVFTIKFLCELAARVVSFLQNEDPGRRGDRSIYDYVRGNYLDPRSCKVSWDWKDPQEVGQTMSFRVQLFYKNGQPFPAHRPVGLRVNITHIELALDIPVTQEVLQEPESNVVKVAFTVRKAGRYEVAVKLGGLNVAYSPYYKIFQPGTVVPSKTKIAYHFSTLVLTNGQQHTLQIEPRDEYGNPTSNSTSLIDEANYSVHVHSLGTVDDDSLEEYYSKSVSSNKQQCQVLLRLTLRKRGCFRARISYKDLPLSNGEFDIIVLSENEKNCVEKNVSNPGISIYFEAYLYSSGNYSSSSWQLPASSLLAPQRRPSMGDEEEEHDSPVEGQPEKVKKPKKVYCYISPKQLSVKEFYLKIIPWRLFTFRVCPGTKFTYHGPDPIHKYLTLVVDDGIQPPVELSCKDRNIMAATFIRFLHKNIGGSETFQDKVSFFQRELRHIHSKRPRTKTCLKITRHSILDSSLKATRNFSVSDWSKNFEVVFQDEEALDWGGPRREWFELICKTLFDTSNQLFTRFSDNNQGLVHPNADRPPHLRLKMYEFAGRVVGKCLYESALGGAYKQLVRARFTRSFLAQIIGLRMNYKYFETDDQEFYKTKVCFILNNDVSEMDLVFAEEKYSKSGQLEKVVELISGGAQIAVTNENKMHYLNLLAQYRLASQVRDEVEHFLKGLNELVPENLLAIFDENELELLMCGTGDINVQDFKAHAVIVGGSWHFREKVMKWFWAVVSSFTQEELARLLQFTTGSSQLPPGGFNTLCPSFQIIAAPTHSTLPTAHTCFNQLCLPTYDSYEELHKMLKLAISEGSEGFGML encoded by the exons ATGGACCGCCGCTTCTTGCTGACCCTCCTCTTCTGCTCAGTATCGTGGATCTTCTTCTGGGAAGTGCGCTGGAAGAAAGGCAAAGAGAGTCAGATTGAGGAATGGCTCCAAGGACATAGCCTCTCCGAATACAGGCACCTATTTGAAG ATGTACAGACACTGGAGGAACTGAGTCTGAGTGTCCTCAGTCGTCTGGAAGAGGTGGTGAAGGAACAGCAGCGCTGGAGGGAAATTGCAGAGGCCCACATCCAGCTGCTCCGAGACTTTGCCTTCCAGGAGTGGCTTTGCTCCCAGAGTCTGGAGCACTACTACCACAC ACTGAAGACTCTGGGTTGTATGAATCTGGATGATCTAGCCCAGTTTGAcagtcagctgcagctgtctctGGCTGCCTGGGGCTACTACTACGAAGATTACATAAAGCTGTCTACGGGCGTCAAGGTCCTCCAGACCTCCAGGGGGAGCCGCGATCAGGACTACGAGATTCGGCTGGTGCACAGCCTTGCTGAGAGACGTCTGAATGAAAAGTGGTCATTTG CGGGAGCTCTCATATTTGGCTGTACTGTGGCGCTGTGCTTCTTGATAAGGGACCTCATGTTTTACGTGATTG GTGGAATTACTGTTTCCATCATAGCGTTTGTCTTTACCATCAAGTTCCTCTGCGAGCTTGCAGCAAGGGTGGTCAGCTTCCTCCAGAATGAGGACCCAGGGCGACGCGGTGACCGTAGCATCTATGATTATGTCCGGGGCAACTACCTGGACCCACGTTCCTGCAAGGTGTCCTGGGATTGGAAGGACCCACAGGAAGTGGGCCAGACCATGAGCTTCAGAGTGCAG CTGTTCTACAAGAATGGCCAGCCTTTCCCGGCCCATCGGCCTGTCGGGTTGCGGGTCAACATCACCCACATCGAGCTGGCTCTGGACATCCCTGTTACACAGGAGGTCCTGCAAGAGCCAGAGTCCAATGTAGTCAAAGTTGCCTTCACAGTACGCAAGGCCGGACGTTATGAAGTAGCCGTCAAACTTGGGGGCCTCAATGTGGCCTACAGCCCCTATTACAAAATATTTCAGCCAG GTACAGTGGTCCCATCCAAAACCAAGATAGCCTACCACTTTTCCACCCTGGTCCTAACTAATGGCCAGCAGCACACTCTGCAGATTGAGCCCAGGGACGAGTACGGAAATCCCACAAGCAACTCCACTTCCCTTATAGATGAGGCCAACTACAGTGTCCACGTCCATTCT CTGGGCACAGTGGATGATGACAGCCTAGAGGAGTACTACAGTAAGTCAGTCTCATCAAACAAGCAGCAGTGCCAGGTTCTGCTGAGACTGACCCTGAGGAAGAGGGGCTGTTTCAGGGCCCGCATCTCCTACAAGGACCTGCCGCTCAGCAACGGGGAATTTGACATTATCGTTCTCAGTG AGAATGAGAAGAACTGTGTGGAGAAGAATGTGTCCAATCCAGGCATCAGCATTTACTTCGAGGCATACCTCTACAGCAGTGGGAACtacagcagctcctcctggcAACTCCCAGCCTCGTCCCTGCTGGCTCCCCAGAGGAGACCCTCCATgggagacgaggaggaagagcacGACTCTCCCGTGGAGGGACAGCCTGAGAAGGTCAAGAAACCAAAAAAGGTGTACTGTTACATATCGCCAAAG CAACTATCCGTGAAGGAGTTCTACCTGAAAATTATTCCGTGGCGCCTTTTCACCTTTCGAGTCTGTCCAGGCACCAAG TTCACCTACCATGGTCCTGACCCCATTCACAAGTACCTGACCCTAGTGGTGGATGATGGGATACAGCCTCCTGTGGAGCTCAGCTGCAAAGACAGGAACATCATGGCTGCCACCTTCATTCGCTTCCTGCACAAGAacattg GTGGTTCAGAAACGTTCCAAGACAAGGTGAGCTTCTTCCAACGTGAACTCAGGCACATCCACTCCAAGAGACCTCGCACCAAGACCTGCCTAAAAATCACACGCCACTCCATTCTAGATTCA TCCCTAAAGGCTACAAGGAACTTCTCAGTATCAGACTGGAGTAAGAACTTTGAGGTGGTGTTTCAGGATGAGGAAG CTCTGGACTGGGGAGGGCCTCGAAGGGAGTGGTTTGAGCTGATTTGTAAAACCCTGTTTGACACCTCCAATCAGCTTTTCACACGCTTCAGTGACAACAACCAGGGCCTC GTGCACCCGAATGCTGACCGGCCACCCCACCTGCGTCTGAAGATGTATGAGTTTGCGGGCCGTGTTGTAGGCAAGTGCCTTTATGAGTCTGCTCTGGGTGGGGCCTACAAACAGCTGGTCCGGGCTCGCTTTACACGTTCCTTCCTGGCCCAGATCATTGGCCTCAGGATGAACTACAAG TACTTTGAGACGGACGACCAGGAGTTCTACAAAACTAAAGTCTGCTTCATCCTAAACAATGACGTGAGTGAAATGGACCTGGTGTTTGCTGAGGAGAAGTACAGCAAGTCGGGGCAGCTGGAGAAG GTGGTGGAGCTGATATCAGGAGGAGCGCAGATTGCTGTCACCAACGAGAACAAGATGCATTATCTCAACCTGCTGGCCCAGTACAGGCTGGCCAGCCAGGTGAGAGATGAGGTGGAACACTTTCTGAAAG GTTTGAACGAACTGGTTCCAGAAAACCTGCTAGCCATATTTGATGAGAATGAGTTGGAG CTGTTGATGTGTGGCACTGGAGATATAAATGTACAGGACTTCAAGGCCCATGCTGTGATAGTTGGGGGATCATGGCACTTCAGAGAGAAA GTAATGAAATGGTTCTGGGCAGTGGTGTCCAGTTTCactcaggaggagctggctCGTCTCCTGCAGTTCACCACAGGCTCCTCCCAGCTTCCCCCTGGGGGCTTCAACACCCTCTGCCCCTCCTTCCAGATCATTGCTGCCCCCACACACAGCACCTTGCCCACTGCACACACCTG TTTTAACCAGCTGTGCCTCCCTACCTACGACTCCTACGAGGAGCTGCACAAGATGCTGAAGCTGGCCATCAGTGAGGGCAGCGAGGGCTTCGGCATGCTCTGA